The sequence aaaatcccaataaaatcccgtgaaaatcccaataaaatcccataaaatcccataaaatctgACAGGAACAGGGCCAGCACCCGCTCCTGCTCCCAGATCCACTGCGGGAGGGAAATACAGTGAAAATCACaataaaatcccataaaatcccataaaatctgACTGGAATGGGGCCACCACCCGCTCCTGCTCCCAGATCCACTGCGGGGAGAAACCagtgaaaatcccaaaaaacaccaataaaatcccataaaatctgACTGGACCCGCTCCTGCTCCCAGATCCACTGCgggagggaaatgggggaaatcaCAGTAAAATACCaataaaatcccataaaatcccataaaatcccataaaatctgACTGAAACAGGGccagcacccactcctgctCCCAGATCCACTGCGGGAGGGAAGTGGGGGAAATCACAGTAAAATaccaataaaatcccaataaaatcccaataaaatcccataaaaacctCATAAAATCTGACTGGAACGGGGCCGGGACCCACTCCTGCTCCCAGATCCACTGCGGGGTCAGCAAAGCGGGGAAATCacaataaaatcccaataaaatcccatgAAATTCCATAAAATCTGACTGGACCCGCTCCTGCTCCCAGATCCACTGCAGGGAGAAACCagtgaaaatcccaaaaaaatcccaaaaaaatcccgtgaaaatcccaataaaatcccataaaatctgACTGGAACAGGGCCGGGACCCGCTCCTGCTCCCAGATCCACTGCAGGGAGGGAAATACAGagaaaatcccataaaatcccaataaaatccataaaataaaaaaaacctcccaTTGAAATCGCAAAATATAACCTGCCCCCCCCAATTAAAACTCCCTAAGACGCCATTACAACCCTGTGAAAATCAGGAATCCCACCCGGACGCGGGGTTTGTGCGGGTTCCCCGCTCACCTGGAGCTGTTTGAGCACCTGGAacgccagcagctcctgccgcAGGTCGTCACCGCACTTGACGATGACGGAGAGGAGGCGCCACGAGGGCAGGTGCCCGTAGGGAGAGGCCTCGCGGATCCTCCTGGGGCCAAAAACGGCAAAATCGGCAAAATCGGGAACATCGGGATCGGCCCGGAGCTCCCGGCCGGGAGAAACTCCGGCAATTCCCGGCAATTGTCCCCATGCCAGCCCATCCCagcaaaatcccaggaaattccATTAAAACCCCATcaaaatcacattaaaaaatatcaaatcccattaaaatcccacaAAGGTCCATGAAATTCCATTACAATCCCATCAAAATCCCCTTAAAACCATCAAGTCCCACTGAAATCCCATGAAATGCCATTAGAATAATAAAATTCCATGCGATTCCATTAAAATCTCATCAAAGTCCCCTTAAAACCAtcaaatcccataaaaattgCATGAAATGCCATTAGAATAATAAAATTCCATGCAATTCCATTAAAATCTCATCAAAATCCCCTTAAAACCAtcaaatcccattaaaatcgcATGAAATGCCATTACAATAATAAAATTCCATGCAATTCCATTAAAATCCCATCAGAATCACACTAAAACTATCAAATTccattaaaatcccataaaaagCCATTAAAATCTCATAAAAGACCATGAAATTCCATTAAAACTATCAAATCCCATTGAAATAACATAAAATGCcattaaaatcataaaatcacaTTAAATGCCATTAAAGCCCCATCAAAATCACATTAAAACTATCAAATCCCACTAAAATCTCATAAAAGTCCATGAAATTCCATTAAAATCACATTGAAAATATCAAATAGCATTAAAGTCCCAtcaaatcccattaaaatcataaaattccacaaaattccattaaaatcccatcaaattcccaaatcctattaaaaatcccataaaatgccactaaaatcccattaaaactATCAAATCCCATAAAATGCCATTAAAATGTCAGAGAATTCCACGAAATTTCCTCTAAAATGCCatcaaaatcccacaaaaaaatatcaaatcccattaaaatgcaataaaattcCACTGAAGTCCCATTAAAATAtcaaatcccattaaaatcccatcaaaatcccattaaaatatCAAATCCCGTTAAAATCATATCAAATGCCATAAAAATGTCATAAAAGTCCATGAAATTCCAtcaaaatcccattaaaatatcaaatcccattaaaatgcaataaaattcCATTAAAGTCCcgttaaaatattttgatattaTCCCATTAAAATTCCACAAAATCCCATTAAAGTCCCATCGGGACAGGGATGGCAGATCCCAGGATTCTGGCGGGCGTTCCCGGGCGCTGTTTTCCCCGGGATAATTCCTGGAATAATTCCCAGAACAATTCCCAGGACAATTCCCGGGCCAATTCCCGGGACAATTCCCAGAATAATTCCCAGGACAATTCCCAGAATAATTCCCGGGACAATTCTCAGAACAATTCCTGGGCCAATTCCCAGAATAATTCCCAGGATAATTCCCAGGACAATTCCCAGGATAATTCCCAGAACAATTCCCAGGATAATTCCCAGGACAATTCCCAGAATAACACCCAGAACAATTCCCAGGCCAATTCCCAGGCCAATTCCCGGGCCCATTCCGCTCCCCACCTGActttctcctgccagggctccTTGAGGGCCACGGCCGAGGGGTCCTCGGGGTCCCTGCGGAAGGCGGTGGGCGTGTGGGCCAGCTGCTCCGACAGACGGCGCCTGCGGAATTCCGGGGTTTGATCAGGGAAAATCCCTGCAGTTTGGCTCTGGGGATGCTGGAATTCCAGGGTTTTATCAGGGAAAATCCCTGCAGTTTGGCTCTGGGGatgctggaattccaggattttatcAGGGAAAATCCCTGCGTTTCTGCTCTGGGGAATGccggaattccaggattttatcAGGGAAAATCCCTGCGTTTCTGCTCTGGGGAATGTCGGAATTCCAGGGTTTTATCAGGGAAAATCCCTGCGTTTCTGCTCTGGGGAATGCTGGAATTCCTGGATTTTATCAGGGAAAATGCCTGGAGTTTTGCTTTAGGGAGTGTCAGAATTCCGGGGTTTTATCAGGGAAATTCCTGGAGTTTGGCTCTGGGCAATGTCAGAATTCCAGGCTTTTTATGAGGGGAAAGTTCCTGCATTTTTGCTCTGGGGAATTTCAGAATTCCAGGGGTTTTATGAGGGAAAACTCCTGCATTTTTGCTTTGGGGATGTTAGAATTCTAGTATTTTTATGAGGGAAAATTCCTGGATGTTTGCTCTGGGGAACGCCGGAATTACGGGGTTTTTATGAGGGGAAAGTTAATGCATTTTTGCTCTGGggaatgccagaatgccagggTTTCTATCAGGGGAAAATCctggatttttgttttcaagaatgttggaattccaggatttttaTGAGGGAAAATTCCCGGATTTCTGTTCTGGGCATTGTCAGAATTCCGGGGGTTTTTatgagggaaaattcccagATTTCTGTTCTGGGCATTGTCAGAATTCCGGGGGTTTTTatgagggaaaattcccagATTTCTGCTCAGGGCATTGTCAGAATTCCGGGGGTTTTTATGAGGGcaaattcccagatttttgCTCTGGGCATTGTCAGAATTCCAGGGTTTTTATGAGGGAGAATTCCTGTAtttctgccctgggcactgtcGGAATTCCGGTATTTTTATGAGGGAGAATTCCCGCATTTTTGCTCTGGGCATTGTCAGAATTCCGGGATTTTTATGAGGGAGAATTCCTGCATTTTTGCTCTGGGCACTGTCAGAATTCCGGGGTTTTTATGAGGGcaaattcccagatttttgCTCTGGGCACTGTCAGAATTCCGGGGGTTTTTATGAGGGcaaattcccagatttttgCTCTGGGCATTGTCAGAATTGCGGGGTTTTTATGAGGGAGAATTCCTGCATTTTTGCTCTGGGCATTGTCGGAATTCCGGGGTTTTTatgagggaaaattcccagatttttgCTCTGGGCACTGTCGGAATTCCGGGGTTTTTATGAGGGAGAATTCCCGCATTTTTGCTCTGGGCACTGTCAGCGTTCCGGGTTTTTTTGCAGAGAATTCCCGTTTTCCCCGGAGCTCACCGGATGTCCCCGGCCGCGATGAAGACGGGCTCCCGGCTCTCCTGGCTGGTGATGGAATCCACGGAAAACTGCGAGATGTTGTCGCAGCTGTTGGTGTGCATCTCGGGGAGCTGCgggaaaaccccacagaaaaACATGAAACCCCACAGAATTCCATCAAACCCCACAGAAATCCATGAAACCCCACAGAATTTCATCAAACCCCACAGAATCCCATCAAACCCCACAGAAATCCATGAAACCCCACAGAAATCCATCAAACCCCACAGAATCCATGAAACCCCACAGAACCCCATCAAACCCCACAGAATCCCGTGAAACCCCACAGAAATCCATGAAACCCCACAGAATCCCATCAAACCCCACAGAATCCATGAAACCCCACAGAACCCCATCAAACCCCACAGAAATCCCGTGAAACCCCACAGAATCCCATCAAACCCCACAGAAATCCATCAAACCCCACAGAACCCCATCAAACCCCACAGAACCCCATCAAACCCCACAGAAATCCATCAAACCCCACAGAATCCCATCAAACCCCACAGAATCCCACTGGgatcccatccaatcccatTAAAACCCCGTAAAATCCAACAGAATCCCATAAAATgccataaaaccaaaaaaaaatcccataaaatgcCATGAAATGCCATTATAATCCTATCAAATCCAACTgaaatcccataaaatcccacAGTATCTCCTAAAACCCCATAGAACCCCATtcaaaccccacaaaaccctataaaaccccatgaaatcccatttttagggAGGGCCCAGAATGACAATCCTGCATGGAACCCCCAGGGACatcttggggacaccctggtgccaccttggtgccagaaccttctggaaacccccattcccagcattCCCACCACCCTGGGGCCAGAACCTTCCGGAAAATCCCATACCCAGCATTCCCACCTCCTTGGAGACACCTTGGGGCTGGTCCCACcaccctggtgccaccctggtGGCCAGAACTTTCCAGAAAACGCCACTCGCAGGGCTCCCACCTCCaaggggacaccctggggacaccttggggacaccacgGTGCCACGGCCCTCTGGCAAACCCCGTTCCCAGCACTCCCACCGCCCCGGCGCCACCGCGGCGCCCGCACCTCGACCTGGAGCTCGCCGATGTCGTCCACGGACCAGGCCTCGTCGTCGTTGTCGTAGTTGGGCACGGTGCTGAAGCTGCTGGCGCGCTGCTCGGGGCCCATGCCGCACTCCGGGAGGTTCTCGGCCGAGCGCGTGCTGCGGATCCGGTTCTCGGGGATGCGCGCGGGGACGCTGGCCGTGTCGAAGTTGTCGCACTCCAGGACCTCCACGTAGATCAGGtagggagcctggggacagcggggacggCGTGAGGGACAGAAATCCCTGGGtttggagggaagggaggaaacGGGGTCCCTGCGCAGATCCCAGAGGGAACACGAAGGCTCTCGGGGCTTTGGGCCCAACTCCAGCTGTGCCGGCGCTGCCAGTCCTGGAGTGACACCTGCAGCTCTCCCACCGTCCCCAggccatcccaaatcccacttcccatcccaaatcccacttcccatcccaaatcccacttcccatcccaaatcccctttcccatcccaaatgccatctcccatcccaaatccccttccccatcccaaatgcCATCTCCCAAACCCAAattttcccatcccaaatcccctttcCCGGACCTTGTCCTTGGAGTTGAGCACCACAGCCTGCGAGTGCGGCACGCGCACCATGTGGTGCTCGAAGGCGGCACcaccattcccaatcccatcccaaaccccaaatcccaaatttcccaccccaaatccccaatttcCCGCCCCAAATCGCAGACCTTGTCCTTGGAGTTGAGTACCACGGCCTGGGAGTGCGGCACGCGCACCACGTGGTGCTCGAAGGCAGCACCAccattcccaatccccatcCCATATTCCATATTCcatattctatattctatatcccatttcccactccaaatcccaatttcccaccccaaatcgCAGACCTTGTCCTTGGAGTTGAGCACCACGGCCTACGAGTGCGGCACGCACACCACATGGTGCTCAAAGGAGGCACCAccattcccaatccccatcccaaaccccaaatccccaatttcccaccccaaatcccaattttccgCCCCAAATCGCAGACCTTGTCCTTGGAGTTGAGCACCACGGCCTGCGAGTGCGGCACGCGCACCACGTGGTGCTCGAAGGCGGCCGTGGGCAGCCAGGCGCGCGCGGGCAGTTTGTGGTTGAGCAGCGACAGCTCCGAGATGAGGCGCTGCGTCTTCTGCTCCTTGGTGGGCAGCGTGGCCAGGCGCTTCCCGATGGCCATCAGGGACTTGATGAACTCGCGctccggagccagccgggccGGCTGCGGGTCCGGGGGGAAAAcggggaaaaacggggaaaaaaaggggggaagagGGAGACAGTGTCACCTTCGCCACTGGGGAACGccttcatcccatcccatcccatccatcccatccctttccttcccatcCACGGGATCTTCCCACCTCTCACTTTTCCTTGCTGTTCCCATCCTGCGCTGCCTGGACAAGGCTTGGGACGAAAAATTAAAAGTTGGGAAAACAGGAGGGAAATGGAGGTTGATGGCTTGTGGTGGTTTTCcagggaggaaaaggggggCGGTGTCACCTTCTCCACAGGGAAACAccttcatcccatcccatcccatcccatcccatcccatcccatcccgtcccgtcccatcccacccctcacttttccctgcccttcccatCCCAGACTGGCTGGATCAAGGCTTGGGAAGAATTGGgatgaaaaattaaaagttgggaaaacaggaggaaaacGGAGGTGACGGTGGTGGTTTTCCAGTGGGatccttttcctgcttttcccttttccttcttccctgccctttcccttccctgctcttccctgcccttcccttttcctgcttttccctcttccctgcccttcccttttcctgcttttccctcttccctgcccttcccttttcccactttggagccagccaggctggctggaaaaggatctggataaaaataaaaactttggggaaaaaggaggaaaatggagGTGATGTTTCACTGGGACCAaattcctgctcttccctgttcccacttttcccttttcccttctcctccctcttcccGGATCCTGGAAATCTGGGATTCCCATCcatcccccagcacagcaggatcCTGGGGCTTTTTCCTTCCCCCCAGAATTCCAGAGCCAACGTTCCCAGTGGGATCTCCCAGTCCCGCTGGATTGCCGGGATTTGGGATCATTTGGATTCCCGGGATTTGGGAGGATCCGGATTCCCGGGATTTGGGATCATTTGGattcccaggatttgggatcattcggattcccaggatttgggatcattcGGATTCCCGGGATTTGGGAGGATCCGGATTCCCGGGATTTGGGATCATTCGGattcccaggatttgggatcatcTGGATTCCCGGGATTTGGGAGGATCCGGATTCCCAGGATTTGGGAGGATCCGGATTCCCGGGATTTGGGATCATTCGGATTCCCGGGATTTGGGAGGAATGCCCAAATTGCCCCTCCCAGTCCAACAATCCCtccgggatttgggatttcctcGGGATGCAGCAGGGAACTGATCCCGAATTCCCACTCCACATTCCCACCCTCGGGAATAACCCAGGGCTGATTTTCGGGATCCTCCGACCATGCTGGAAACGGCGCATGCAGAAAGCCACGGGAGCGGGGGAGCAACGGAAAACGCCGGGGAGATCGGGAAAATCAGGGGGAGGAGCCGGGGAGGGGCGTTCCCGGCCGGGAACCCGCTGGGTTTGTAGGTCCGAACATTCCCTCGGGAATCCCGGGATAAGGCTCGGccgccctgcccagcccggctccGGGCACGGGATGAACATTCCAGAGGGTCCCGGAATTCCTTCAGCCCTGCAAAGCCGGGATATCCCACGGATTCCCGCGGAATTCCGGCGGCTCTGGCATTCCTGCTCCTCCCATCCAGGCTTCCCACGGGCGCTGTCCCCTGGAATCCCAGGAAATGCTTTCCCAGCGGAATTCGGGAATCTGGGatcagccccagcccggcccagggcagctcctggatTTTCCAGGGatcctctcccagcctcaggaACATTCCGGCGGTGCCGGGATCCCTTCGGAGCCTCTGGAATTCCGGGTCCGGTGGGAACCTCGGAGATCTTGGATCTTCCACCCACGGGGGCTGGGAAATTCCATCGCATTCCAGAGGGAAAATTCCTCCTCATCCCGTTCCAAAGGAGAACTTTCCtcttcatcccatcccattccagagTGGAATTTTCCTCATCCCGTTCCAAAGGGAAATTCCAGAGGGAatcatcctcttcctcatcccaTTCCAGAGGGGAattctcctctccttcccatTGCAAAGGGAAATCCCAGAGGGAATTTTCCTCCTCAGCCCAGCACTCCCAAGGATCCTTCCCACTCCAGCAGAGCATTCCATAGGGAAGGAGGAATTATCCCCGTTTTCCGTtgattcccaaaaaaaaaccctggaggGGAGGAGCCgatggctgggctgggaggagcaggaatgggtggaAATcaaggaattcctggaattctggGCGGGAATTTGGGGCTTGGAGCTCATCCCAAGCATCCCGTTATCCCTAACAACAGCAGGATTTAGGATGAGCCCGAAATCTGGGATCAAATCCCgacagaattcccaaatccagGCGTGGGAATGATCCCTGGGAATCCCCAGCAGGATCAGAGCTGAGTTGGAATCCAGGAATTCCCAGAAAagccccccccccaaaaaaaatcatggaattcTTCCAAAACTCCCAGTGCTGGAGGAAATCATGGACTACACATTCCCACCGGGACTCCTggtgggaaaagagggaaagattccaaaaaaaaaacaatggaaaaaaaacgGGAAAAGGGTTCATTCGGGAgagaaaaatcagggaaaacgCCAGGATTCGATTGGAATTTTCATGGGAAAAAAGAAGGGATTGAGAGAATGGAATCGAGGAATGAttggtggggggaaaaaacatgggaaaaaaagcaaatcaaTTCAATCCCATCCGGCcgagaatttcaggagccagattccaagggaaaacaaaaacagcATTTCCTCTTCTACCTGcagcagaaaagcaggaaaagcaggaattccCTCATTCCCAGATGGATTTTggtgggaaaatgggatttcccTGGATTTTATCCAACTGGAAGGGattttcctggaattcccaTTCCGAGGAAACGATGccgggattttttggttttgttttttttttttgtttttttttttttttttaggaatatCTGGGCAATGCTGGGAAATTCCAGAGGGGCGGAATGGAGGAAATGCTGCGTGGGGAAGAGGGAGCCTCCGGAAAACGGGATCGGAACTTACGGGAGCCAGGGATTTATCCAGGCTTTCCGTACTCGAGGagaattcctgggaaaagcaggaaaaggggatggggggcagtttttggggggAACGTTTTCCATGGGgaagaggggaaggagcagggaaaaggggggagaaAAAGCAGAGTTTAGCTCCAGGTGCACCTCCAGCAACTCCCACGCTGCCTTGGCCCCATCCTCTCGGGATCACCAGGAGAATTCCGGGCAGGAAAATCCCTCGGGTCTCAAGGGGGATGGGATCAAAGCGGGGCAGATCCGAGCGCTGCATTCCCGGGATTTTCCCGGATTTCCTCCTCTCGGGAGCCCAGAAGGACCAGGATGGATCCAGCTCCGCATTCCTGGGATTTCTGACCTTTCCCACCACCAAATCCAcgattttttccttccctggaTGGCAGTTTATCCCGAATTTCAGCACATCAAGCGAATCCCATGGAAACAATCCCGGAAGTTCCCACAATCCCAATTTCTGAGGCCCTTTTTACCACGGAGAAATTCCTGATTTATCCCAAGGTTTCCtgccattcccacattcccctcCAAGCTCCATCCCAAGCGATTCCCATCCCAAATATCCTGAAATTCCAGCGCCTGGAGTCCCTCAATGCATGGTTTTCTTCCAAAAAGGGATCCAATGGAACTTCATCCCCTAAAAACCAGGAATTTTGGGgctaaaattcccaaaaaattccccaaaaacagGGAACAACCAGGTCTGGATCCCACGTGGAGGGAAAACTGACGGGAAATGACCCCACGGTTCACCAGgggagggaaaatttgggatgattttccaTCAATTTTCCCTTCCCTGATGAATTTTGGGTTCATTTCCCATCAATTTTCCGTGGAATTCCTGGATTCCTGAGGGAGAAGCCCCCGGCGCTTCCAAGAACTCCGGGAATTTGAGGGGCAGTCGGgatccagggctggagcccccctgggtttgtgctttcccagcttTTTCGGGATCGTTTCCAGGAGTTTCCTCATCCATAATTTATGGAAAGGCTCCGGTTTCCGCCTCCTCCTTTTCCACATTAAAAATTCATCCCGGTGGGAACGGCCCCGCATTTTTCCGGGGTGTTTTGATCCCGAATCCGGCCTGGAAAATTCCTTCCCCATCCTTCCTCTCACCCTCATCCCAATTCCCAGAGCTTGGAACAATCCTTGGCTCCTTCCCAGGCTTCCCAGCGGAATTCCCAGCGGAATCAAACCTTGGATTTCTGACCCATTTCCCAGGAATTCACGGCAattcccagccattcccagttTCCCTGGGGCGCATTCCACCCTCTGGAGGATTCCTTTTTCCCGGATTTGGGAAGCGCCGCTCCCAAAGTCTGCTTCCAGCACCAGCTCGGGGCTCCTTTCCCGTCTGGAATTCCCAGCTCATCCTGGGATCAGCCCTGGAGCACAACCCCAATCCCAGAGGAAATCTGGGATGAATCCCAAGGAGCAACCACGGGATCTTCCCAACACACCAATCCTTggagctcagccccacagaaTTCCCTCAGGAACACCCCAGACTTTACCTCTTATTCCTTGCTCTCCACCTTGGGACGGCTGGCTGAGCCCGGCAGCTCAATTCCAACCCCAGTGGAGCTCTGGGATGAACCCCAAGGCAGGACCACGGGATTTCCCAACACACCAATCCTTGGAGCTCAATCCCAACCTCACAGAATTCCCTGAGGAACGCCCCAGGCCTCACCTGCGACCTTGGGATGTctggctgagccctgcagctcagTCCCAGCCCCTCAGGATTCCCTGAGGAACGCCCCAGCCCTCACCTCCTCCTCGCTCTCCACCTTGGGATGcctggctgagccctgcagctcagtcccagccccacagaatTCCCTGAGGAACGCCCCAGACTTCACCTCCGACCTTGGGATGcctggctgagccctgcagctcagTCCCAGCCCCTCAGAACTCCCTCAGGAACACCCCAGGCCTCACCTCCGACCTTGGGATGTctggctgagccctgcagctcagtcccagccccacagaatTCCCTGAGGAACGCCCCAGGCCTCACCTCCGACCTTGGGATGcctggctgagccctgcagctcagTCCCAGCCCCTCAGAATTCTCTCAGGAACACCCCAGCCCTCACCTCCGACCTTGGGATGTctggctgagccctgcagctcagTCCCAGCCCCTCAGAATTCTCTCAGGAACGCCCCAGGCCTCACCTCCTCCTCGCTCTCCACCTTGGGGTTGCTGGCCGTGCGCTTCAGGTTGCTGCTGAGGCTGATGGACACCGTGGCGTCCGACTTGGACCTCTGGTGAGTCCGTTTGGAGGGGGACAGCCCCGTGTCGGCCGCGGCCAGGGCGGcgcccagctccctcctcctgcccgCCGGCTTCAGCTCGTCGGAGAGGATGAGCCTGCGGAGCTTGGTGCCGCGCGAGTGGCGCTGCGTGGAGATGTGCATGTCCGACGAGTAGGCGCCCAGCAGCAGCGCGCACTGCAGCGAGAAGTCGATGCTCTGGCGGCAGCGGTGCACGATGTAGGGCTTGATGGCGTCGCCCACGTCCTCGTCCATGTGGATGTACATGTTGAGCAGCTGCGGCAGGTAGAAGTCCACCTCCTCGTGGCGGAAGCAGAAGAGGCGGTTGCCGATGTAGGCCTGCACGCCGGGCTCCTTGGAGTTGTACAGGTAGGAGATGGCCATGGAGATGTCGAAGAGCTTGGACTCGAAGAGGCGCAGCAGCCACGACTGCTTGGCCTGGT is a genomic window of Zonotrichia albicollis isolate bZonAlb1 chromosome 30, bZonAlb1.hap1, whole genome shotgun sequence containing:
- the PI4KB gene encoding phosphatidylinositol 4-kinase beta isoform X3, coding for MGDPAAARSPPEPGASPLGVITEGVGELALIDAEVAQRACEEVLQKVQRLHGCQPVPNGQSCPVRCLDEAPRIQEEEDEEGSAAARTARRRHQNQAKQSWLLRLFESKLFDISMAISYLYNSKEPGVQAYIGNRLFCFRHEEVDFYLPQLLNMYIHMDEDVGDAIKPYIVHRCRQSIDFSLQCALLLGAYSSDMHISTQRHSRGTKLRRLILSDELKPAGRRRELGAALAAADTGLSPSKRTHQRSKSDATVSISLSSNLKRTASNPKVESEEEPARLAPEREFIKSLMAIGKRLATLPTKEQKTQRLISELSLLNHKLPARAWLPTAAFEHHVVRVPHSQAVVLNSKDKAPYLIYVEVLECDNFDTASVPARIPENRIRSTRSAENLPECGMGPEQRASSFSTVPNYDNDDEAWSVDDIGELQVELPEMHTNSCDNISQFSVDSITSQESREPVFIAAGDIRRRLSEQLAHTPTAFRRDPEDPSAVALKEPWQEKVRRIREASPYGHLPSWRLLSVIVKCGDDLRQELLAFQVLKQLQWIWEQERVPLWIRPYKILVISADSGMIEPVLSAVSLHQIKKQSQLSLLQYLRQEHGPSNSESFLSAQRNFVRSCAGYSLVCYLLQVKDRHNGNILLDAEGHIIHIDFGFILSSSPRNLGFETSAFKLTTEFVDVMGGLDGDMFNYYKMLMLQGLIAARKHMDKVVQIVEIMQQGSQLPCFHGSSTIRHLKERFHMNLTEEQLQLLVEQMVDGSMRSITTKLYDGFQYLTNGIM